In Penicillium oxalicum strain HP7-1 chromosome I, whole genome shotgun sequence, a single window of DNA contains:
- a CDS encoding Glucose-repressible alcohol dehydrogenase transcriptional effector, which produces MADGTYRFQQPGAGQFYFQTQSQQQHSLQRNAIQNGTNSPGRLKFNPNTPSPSRSPPTTQSSSLNPFTMYGQNHQGQHVMMNGGQTHQRFTMQMPKFQTQSHPHHHAPQPTHHHTHQSHTQHGLAHQQHFPAGALATTTPHFAANHLQNGASNTGDDDIDESMNEHWQEQLQLAAESRQATSPHHYARIMAQQSKGIQIMPSHNDSSDHKADSRNGTVASKIVSRQGWNALDFGGQGLRVMASSLFNYTFLEKLYLNHNKLKVLPPAIGQLRKLTHLDLSGNELSELPEEIGMLTNLKKLYLFDNNIRTLPYEVGYLYRLETLGIEGCPLNDVLKSQIMKEGTKALVKYLKEEMPVHLPPPDRDWIILDETASSANSPTEKITVLSYNTLCDSSATQSHYGYAPSRVLSWEFRRELILNELRSHNSDIVCLQEVDQGSYNHFYREQLAYSGYKGVYWPRGRAMGMQEEDAKSVDGCAIFYKGTKYILLDKQLINFGQTAVRRPDAKGQDDIYNRLWQKDHIAVVVFLENRLTGARFMVVNAHLYWDPAFKDVKLIQTAILMEEITKLSDGYAKWPACTDKTAFRFSEAESGSENTPVAEPAPSMEYASGDQIPLLMCGDFNSNPGSAAYNLIANGHLPEEHPDLEKRLYGNLSRVGMTHPFKLKSAYGSIGELSFTNYTPDFIDILDYVWYSSNTLHVSALLGEVDKEYLRRVPGFPNFHFPSDHIALFAEFTVKGKKGKVVEADFGPQRH; this is translated from the exons ATGGCAGATGGTACCTACAGGTTCCAGCAGCCTGGGGCCGGGCAGTTCTACTTCCAAACACAATCGCAGCAACAGCACTCGCTCCAGAGAAACGCAATCCAGAACGGGACCAATTCTCCGGGTCGACTGAAATTCAACCCCAACACTCCATCCCCTTCTCGATCACCTCCCACAACCCAATCATCTTCACTGAATCCTTTCACCATGTACggtcaaaatcaccaaggCCAGCatgtgatgatgaatggcgGTCAGACCCACCAGCGATTTACCATGCAGATGCCAAAGTTCCAAACACAAAGTCACCCTCACCATCACGCTCCGCAACCCACGCACCATCACACACACCAATCGCACACCCAACACGGCCTCGCTCATCAGCAACACTTCCCTGCTGGTGCCCTTGCCACCACCACACCTCATTTCGCTGCCAACCACCTTCAAAATGGCGCATCCAACACGGGAGACGACGACATTGATGAGTCCATGAACGAGCATTGGCAAGAGCAACTTCAACTTGCTGCTGAGTCTCGGCAAGCCACGTCACCTCATCACTATGCTCGCATTATGGCTCAGCAGTCCAAGGGCATTCAGATCATGCCGAGCCACAATGATTCTTCGGACCACAAAGCCGACAGCCGAAATGGGACTGTTGCCTCGAAGATCGTCTCCCGACAAGGTTGGAATGCGTTGGATTTTGGTGGCCAGGGCCTGCGGGTCATGGCTAGCTCCTTGTTTAACTACACCTTCCTTGAGAAGCTCTACCTCAACCACAACAAGCTGAAAGTGTTGCCTCCAGCGATCGGCCAGCTCCGTAAACTGACCCATCTCGACCTTTCCGGCAATGAGCTGAGTGAGCTTCCGGAAGAGATCGGTATGCTCACAAATCTCAAGAAGCTGTATCTCTTTGACAACAACATTCGCACCCTGCCCTACGAGGTTGGGTATCTCTACCGATTGGAGACGCTGGGTATTGAGGGCTGCCCCTTGAATGATGTTCTCAAGTCTCAGATCATGAAGGAGGGAACCAAGGCACTGGTCAAGTACTTGAAAGAAGAGATGCCAG TTCACTTGCCTCCCCCCGACAGAGATTGGATCATCCTTGACGAGACCGCAAGCTCCGCCAATAGCCCCACAGAGAAGATCACTGTTCTCTCCTACAATACCCTCTGCGATTCTTCCGCCACTCAGTCGCACTATGGTTATGCCCCGTCTCGTGTTCTCTCCTGGGAGTTCCGCCGCGAGCTTATCCTCAACGAATTGCGATCTCACAACTCAGACATTGTCTGCCTTCAGGAGGTGGACCAAGGCAGCTACAATCATTTCTACCGTGAGCAGCTTGCTTACAGTGGCTACAAGGGTGTGTATTGGCCTCGCGGTCGAGCAATGGGCATGCAAGAGGAAGATGCCAAATCCGTGGACGGATGCGCCATCTTCTACAAGGGTACCAAGTATATCCTTCTCGACAAGCAGCTCATCAACTTTGGTCAAACTGCGGTTCGTCGCCCTGACGCCAAGGGTCAGGATGACATCTACAATCGTCTCTGGCAAAAGGACCACATTGCTGTGGTGGTGTTTTTGGAGAACCGATTGACGGGCGCTCGCTTCATGGTCGTCAACGCCCATCTGTACTGGGATCCCGCGTTCAAGGATGTCAAGTTGATCCAAACCGCCATTCTCATGGAAGAGATCACGAAGCTGTCGGATGGCTACGCCAAGTGGCCCGCTTGTACCGATAAAACAGCTTTCCGCTTTTCCGAAGCTGAGAGCGGCTCTGAGAACACCCCTGTGGCCGAGCCAGCGCCATCCATGGAATATGCAAGTGGTGACCAAATTCCACTCCTGATGTGCGGTGACTTCAATTCCAACCCCGGATCTGCGGCCTACAATCTGATTGCGAATGGACACCTCCCGGAAGAGCATCCCGATCTCGAGAAGCGACTTTATGGTAACCTCAGTCGTGTCGGCATGACGCACCCCTTCAAGCTGAAGTCTGCCTACGGTTCGATTGGAGAGCTCAGCTTCACAAACTACACACCTGATTTCATTGACATTTTGGACTACGTTTGGTATTCATCCAACACCTTGCATGTTTCCGCATTGCTAGGTGAGGTGGACAAGGAGTATCTTCGTCGGGTCCCTGGGTTCCCTAACTTCCACTTCCCAAGTGACCACATCGCCTTGTTTGCGGAATTCACTGTGAAGGGCAAGAAAGGCAAGGTTGTAGAGGCCGACTTTGGCCCACAACGACACTGA